The following is a genomic window from Penaeus chinensis breed Huanghai No. 1 chromosome 38, ASM1920278v2, whole genome shotgun sequence.
aggaaaaatatgtaaaaataagcaGCAGTTGTGGATTGTCATACTCACATGTCCAGCTAGGTTGAAAAAGGCATGGTTAGTCATGTTGATTGTTGTTGCACGTGTTGTCATGGCTTCGTAATCAATGTGTAGGCCACCTTCATCATCTAGAGTGTATTTCACCTGAAATTTTGTAATTAATTTACTTACTTTATAATCTATTTTCAATTTCATCCTATCTTCATGCATTGCAGTTAGATAGTACAGTATTTAATAAATATAGTATAAACAAGTATTGTTAAGTACTTaactaataagatatatatagtttGATTGCAAAATTGAACTATAGACTATGAAAGTCTTTATAATACTAACCGTTCATATACTGTATTAGCTACTCAACACTAAAACTAAGACAGGttaacaaatacatacaatgaAAATACCAAAACACATAAAAGGTATATccctgtattcatatgtatgagtCAAGAATATGTACAATAACCTTTGTGGTTTTCTCCTGCATCTTTACCTGTGCTAAGACATCCCCAGGATACCCCTGGTCTCCGTCTGGGCTGAAGTGGGAGAAGAAGACACTCCCGTTGCTAATGTAACTCTCCCAGATGTACTATGGAGGAAAAGAATATTCAATAAATAGCTATTTAAGGTGTTACCAAGctattattaaaaaagaaaagaaaaaaagagagaatgaaagaaaataacaaataaaacaagttcTTAACTTAgttcagaatatatataaattattgaaaaatggaaaatattccAAGTATACCAACTATGATACACTGCAGTTaactgtttatgaaaaaaaagaaaaacttaaacacacaaaaaactaaTATGGACCTTATCCCATCCGCGCTTCCCACCATGGAGGTGATTGGCGTGATTGTTAATTGTCAACTGGTGCTCTTCTCCGTCAATCGtcaccttccctttcccaatGCGGTTGGCATGGCGTCCTATGGTGCTCCCttgataatttatttttgtatagtcttttaagagaaaaggaaagaaaaaacattacttCCAAGTACTTAATTTAATAGGGGGAAAAAATTCCCTATCAGGGAttgaaaaaataagatgaaatgaaaaaaaaaatcattattttactactactaaaatattaaatttatcagactgaagagagaagaagcaaacaaTTACCTGTTTGATActgtaaaaacaagaacaaattagataagattaaaagaaagaaagaaaaatgtataaatcCCACACGGCAATAATAAATTCAGGGCAAAATCTCAACCGTTAATTGAGGAAACGGACTGAAAAGAACAGAAACCAACCTTCAAATTTATCAAAGCCAAGGGTGACATGGTCCTTCTTCCCTGTCTTGTCTGGCACTATGATAGCACTGACACAAGCACCGTAAGAAATCACctaaagaggaaaataatctTTCTTTTGAGTCTAATCTTAATAGGTATTTAGAGAGAAACACATTTTAAGGATTTAAGAGTTTAGGAAATAACTTTTTTGGTATAAAGACcttataatatcatataaatagaTTGAATGATGACCTCCATATAAGAATATACTATAAGTAAATGACTCATTTGGTatttaataaaacatatataattttcttgctCTTAAGAGTGTTAGCTtggtattattaaaatatattaatgtcTTCCTACACATCAAGTTAAGTTGTAATATTAATGGTTTAAATCTTATGCAAATTTCTTCTAAATAATTTTGCTGAAAAATCAAAATTAGTTTCCTTTTCtagtttttaaaaatctataGAGTATGTTACTGTAAACAATCAACTgtcaaaaagagggagagaaaaaaattatattcacatAAAATCTAAGGGTTACTtgtaaatgaatatttttttcttcaaatgcaCTTGAATTAAATAATCAATATCTACAAATTACTAATATAATCAGAGAAGCCGTACCTGAACAGACACACCTGAGACACTGCCCAAAGTGTAGCGCTTGACGGAAATCTTTTTCCCTGAATCTGGGTCAGAAAATTCTCCAAAAATATCCTCGGTGATTCCCATTATGATCTTGTTACCTGTTTAAAGAAAGACAAAGTTATTTAACAAACAGTTTTTAGAATCTAAAACAAGCACAATCTGTTACAAAATTCTGTTACACATATTTTTAAACTACATTTATGTAtagtgaaaaacaaaaagaaaagaaaagaaaagaaaaaaaaggttatgtaaagaataatataaaaagtaCTAATACACAAAGGTTAGCAAGTATATACACTTTGGTATTTAGACATAGGAGAAATTTTCTGTATAAAATACTGATCATCAAATGTAtcttaataaatttaaaaatttcaCA
Proteins encoded in this region:
- the LOC125046072 gene encoding galactose mutarotase-like, yielding MGITEDIFGEFSDPDSGKKISVKRYTLGSVSGVSVQVISYGACVSAIIVPDKTGKKDHVTLGFDKFEDYTKINYQGSTIGRHANRIGKGKVTIDGEEHQLTINNHANHLHGGKRGWDKYIWESYISNGSVFFSHFSPDGDQGYPGDVLAQVKYTLDDEGGLHIDYEAMTTRATTINMTNHAFFNLAGHAAGQKGLFEHVVKLNANCFTPVSDQLIPTGELAPVGGTGFDLRSPTTFKEALTNVPGGIDHNFCIHEKRRGLLEFAASFHHPPSGRVLEVYTTEPGFQVYTGNFLPKDEGGMVGRNGSSYKFQGAFCCEPQNYPDAINHKHFPEDVYCPGKPYKHSILFKFLVRK